AATATCGGTGATACTTACAGAAATAAGAGGAAAGACAACACCTGGATTTACAATTGACCAAACTTATAGTTAAAAGAAGGAAGTGGTTAGTTCAGTTTTCCACCCACTCCCCCATAGTTTTGATATTTTGGTGGAAATTTTCATTATGTCGTTGATTATCAGCTTCATATATACACCATGAATCATAAAAAGGAAGCGGATAGTTCAGTTTCCCCTCATCCTCCTCACATACTTTGATTCTGATGGAGTTTATCTCATTGTCAATGGCTATCAACTTCATATATATACGAAAGTGTATGCATGTGTAGACTGCTTTGTTAACTACTAACATGGGAGTTATGCTCAACCAGTTTTAATGGATGACCACAAAGAAGCTGAAGCCATATCAGAGCTTACAAGGGCCATTACTTTCAAGCCCGACTTGCAGCTGCTACATCTTCGAGCGGCATTTCATGAATCAATGGGGGATTATGTCTCCACCATCCAAGACTGTGAAGCAGCCCTGTGTCTCGATCCAAACCATTCTGAAACTCTTGAACTCTATAACAAAGCAAAGGAGCGGGTTAATGAACATTGAATAACAAAAGTGAAGATCAGAAATCTCTAATTgtgtttcttttcttcattATATTTATGGGTGCAATCTTAGTCCTGCCACTGGTTCTTTTCTACAATAAGGCCAGTACTCTGTCCATGCAGCGCTACATATATTTTTCGATTTGTTTCAAGAAACATTCAACTACCAAATTTGGCATGGCCTTTGAGATAGAAGGAATTCAGGAGGAAAatgagaattttgttttttgaaaaaaaaaaaggaacatagAGGAGCAAGATAGTATGTAAATATGTCAACTGGGTTATGGATTGGATCAAGTGGTGATACATGTGGTGCAGACTGCTGCTGCTGTTTAGTATACCCTTTTGGTTGAAATAGTTGTAAAATTACTGACGGTGGAAACAAACTTGTACATGAAATGGCAGCTTGTGGTTTAAGTTTGTTCAGTTTAGAGGCTTTACATTCACTGTTTCTTGGCTGAGGGATGATACATATCATAACATTTTTCAGATTGTTGTCTCAAATCTTATATTAGCTTCACAGTTTTCCCTTGtgggaaaccaaaaaaagtGTTCATTTTTCCCACAAAAACTTACTTTCTAATTTCTtccctctaaattttttttttcaatgaagtgCTTTAAAACCTGAACTGAAGGACCCATGAAGCAGAATTCGAAATTGCTTCTAGCCAATAGACACTCATCTGGATTTGAGGGTAGGTTTCAAGAAAGGAATTTAAGCAATGCAAGAATAATGACACAATAGAAACTGTTATTCCAACTACCAtggacttttttatttatttattttgcaggATGTACCATTGACTTTAATCGGAAAACTAGCATggctaagaaaatgaaaatacacAATGACAAGTCACTATTGAAGACAGCGTGTCCTTTTGGCATCAAGTCTTTGATTCCCAGCTGCAAATAGATGATTCTCAAAATTGGCCAGTCGTTTTCAAGCCTGAAATAAATAGATGATTCTCAAATAGATGTTGCAATCTTTGTGGTTGATACCATCCTTTAAGAACTACATCATGCAAAGTCAATTGATTTCTATATTGTAATCCAAGTCAAGGGGAAATCAAAAAAGCAATTGAGTTCGGTGCACCACTTGTTTCTTCATGCATGGTTGTTGTTAGAGATAGTACAACTCCTGGGTCTTTTCACCTCACCTGTGAccatttctaaagaaaaatatcgGTTTTACTTTTAATGGGTTGCACGAGAAACCCATAATTCCAActgtttttaataatttcacCCAACTGCCTCATAACATTTCTTCCCTTATCACCACCTAAATCTCAAGTTATCTTCCATCTCCATTTGCAAGATAGTCTGTATGGAAAATTAAGAAGCTATGAATTCAAAATATCCCAGAAAGCTGAACTTTAATGCACCACTCCTTTCAACAAGGCGTACTGGTGGTTACACTGATGAAGAACAGTCTTGTACGAATTCACAAGGCGTGTTGGCGAATGCAAGTGATGATAGGATCCCATTTTCATGGGAGCAAGCTCCAGGAAAGCCTAAGGACTTGGATAGAGGTGACACATCTGAGGTGGAAACGCCACGTCCGAGGCTTCCACCATGTCTTTGGCATCCTGATATAGAAGCAATGAGTAATGATTATCCTCAtgatgctaatgatgatgatgcagTTGATGATCTTGATGACCTTGACGACGGTTGTGATGGTGATGTTGATGATGACTACAAGGATGATGCTGCTTTCTCAGATGCTATGGATGTCTTCTCATTGTCTGAGGCAATTGACATTGTGACAAAAGCCGAGAAAGTTAAAGAATTTGATAGTTTGAAGTTAAAGCTTGCAGAGTCTAGAGGCAATGAGTCACCTAATTTCATAATTAGGCGCTTTCTTCCTGATGCCACAGCATTGGCTGCATCATCTGCTTTAGCTTTTTCCAAGAGTTTCAACAAGAGACCTCCTAGAGAGTGCAACATCCCTGGAGCTTGTGAGTTGAACCCAGTTATTGGGCAATCATATGCTTCACCAAAGGGTTGTGGCCTGGAAATTCTCTTCCCTTGGCGCATGAAGCACAAGCTTTGTGGTGTAAAGAGCCCTATCCGGCAAGACTCTCTAAATGTGCAGCCTCAATGTAGGGAAAAGCCAAAGAAACATAGTTCATCCTCTAGTAAGCCTTTACCGATGTAGATAAAGATACTTGAGACtaatgaaaatcttttttttttttttttttttcatttctccttctcttatttttgttgtttgaacTTCTTTGAGCATATACAGTAATTATGATATACAGTAATTGTGATTGGCGTCATTTAAGaatgtaataaataaatgtttgaattactttttaatgatttgtGACACTTCAACTTGTAAGGCTTATGTAGTGAAATTTATAGCATCCTAGTATCACTTTTGTTTAAATGGTATATCTGCAAGAGCTAGGATTGGAGAGAGTTTCATCTTAATAGTGCGAAATTCATAACCTATATGACTGTTGAGAATTAATAGTTGTCATGTTGGCATCTGTAGATGAATTGGTGCTTGGGCCATGAGAGATTGCAGAGGTACGATAGGCAGACATTAGAGCATGCATACTGcagagtttttgtttttgatgttgTCTTTTGACCCTGATGCAACCTGGGCTAGCTGGTTTTTTGCAACCATTCCCTTTGTACTCATGCTCACACTGCTTTTCCAATTGGTAATGAAAAGATGAGTTGGagatccccaaaaaaaaatattggttctTGTGCCCAAATAATGAAAACTATTTCCAAATTCATCAATTTTAGGATACAAACTGCCAATATAGAAATTTTGATTTGGTTGCTATTTACCTTACAAGGTGGAACATCAAGATTGAGAGAATCAACAAATTCAAAGTACTAAtactaacccaaaaaaaaaaaaatccattgagTCTAGGGATTTGGATTCGGTACAATACTTAGGGAATTGCACCAGGTGCAATTATCCTATTTCCAAACACATTAATTTTTACCATTCTCATTTTTTAACTCTAAGTTTTTaactattttcaaattttctttatttcaatggttgagattaaaagttgatttttttaactttcaatcttaACCATCCATTGTTATTGCATCACGTGCACTTGATCTAAATCCGCCCGGCAGCTCGTAACCACAAGTCATCGTTGGTGGGTTCATATATTTAGATATTTTACTTATTTGTCACGTTGCTTTTATGCGTGTGAATGAAATGGAAAGCTTGCTCTTCATGTTTGCCTTATTTCTTTAGGATGTTCATATATCGAGTAGCTGtcttataaaaacaaaattggtcTCAGCTTCATATAAACCACTTTATATTGGGTTTAACctcaaatttgataattatgatgaCTTTGATGACCACTTTATATTGAGTTTCACctcaaatttgataattatgatttaTGACTTAGACAACTAATAGAACTTTAAAATCTAACTTCGTGGTTACCAATGGAATTTTAAATTATCATCCAAAATTTCATGTATGACTCGGGTAGCAACTAGCAGATAGAATATGGAATAACTTCTAGACCATGATTGCAGACCTAGATATATAAACTTCATTGGAGAGAACTGTTGTtcaatcctctctctctctcatgttggtttttattttattttttacatgtgTGTCACATGAGTGGGCGTTAATTGATTTAACGGCATACTAACAAATGTATCAATTTTACAAATGTGTGAACTTCATAgaataaattgattaaaataaagTTCAAGAGATGTAATAACTATTACCTCAAAATTCAGGGGGTGTCagagcttcttctttttcataaatagaataattaatctaaaaaatgaatCATCCAAATGAGAAATTATTAAGTCTATCAAGAGAAGTGCTAACGTGGTCCTCCTTGTCCTCCCAACcaataaaatattgttatttatgcaaatgtgacatcatttggtaattttttattttttattccctaTGCTGATTAGGAAGTTTACTCATACATTTGCATATATAACATCGTCTTATTAGTTTGGAGGACCATGCCAGTAGTCCTCTCGATAGatctaataatttttccaaacaaagagccataatgaaaaaaaaaaattaaatgtaaaagCCTTATATAAAAGCAATCCCAAACTTTATGGATGAAAAATGcacttttattctttatttattttttaggagaTTGGTCTTTGAATTTCTAAGCatgaaaagaatttttttaataaaaaaagaataaaagtacCATAAAATGATATAAGAGTAAGAACAAACAACATTTTAgagtaaaatactattttgatccttaaactttgtaagtagttttttcaatagtttagaaacaaaaatagggATGAGTAAAGAATAATTTAGGGATttaaaacaaacttttagtaaagtttaaggATATAAATAAAACTGGCCGGCCtatttttcatagtttttttttttttgagaaaaaaatttacaatagtttaaggacaaaagataaatttttcaataatttagagataaaaaataaacttcttaaaatttaaaaataaaaaataaattattaataaagtttaaagatcaaaataatattttcccaTCATTCTATCAAGGAAATGGGCCGAAGAACTCAACGGTGATATAAGGACTTTGAAGCCCAACAGTTAAAACGGATAAGGGCAAAAACCAACGGTCGGCTTCACACGTACAGAGGTTCCACACACGTGGGAGATTTCAAACTAAAAATCAACTAGGGTTTTTTCCGAGGCGGTGATCCCGGGCAGTCTCGGGCAGCCAAAAAAAGAACCCTGCCCGTTGTTTTTTacgcttttttattttatttccaaattttaatttaatttctcacaacactctctccctctctctcccgCTTCTTTCTTAGCATTCGaaatacagagagagagagagagagagtcaccaaatatataagaactctcatctctctttctatctctctctctctctctctctatatataaacacccaaacactcacacacaaatcaaatcaaatcatttctcgttttctctttctctcagaGCTCAGAGTTTAAGAAGCCGATTCTCcaagtgagggagagagagagagacagagagtgtGAAACCCTAGCTTCGTATTTAGGGTTTTGGAGGCTCTCTCCGATTTTTAAGGTACTTGTACTTGCTCTCTCATCTACGGTTTACGCGAATAGATCTATGAGTTTTGTGGCTTCgtcttttgtgtttttgactGAGTTCggtgttttagggtttttttttctttttctttttttggattttgtttttgtgattaTGCTTTGTTTTTTAGGGTTTACTTGT
This genomic stretch from Castanea sativa cultivar Marrone di Chiusa Pesio chromosome 9, ASM4071231v1 harbors:
- the LOC142610263 gene encoding uncharacterized protein LOC142610263 — encoded protein: MNSKYPRKLNFNAPLLSTRRTGGYTDEEQSCTNSQGVLANASDDRIPFSWEQAPGKPKDLDRGDTSEVETPRPRLPPCLWHPDIEAMSNDYPHDANDDDAVDDLDDLDDGCDGDVDDDYKDDAAFSDAMDVFSLSEAIDIVTKAEKVKEFDSLKLKLAESRGNESPNFIIRRFLPDATALAASSALAFSKSFNKRPPRECNIPGACELNPVIGQSYASPKGCGLEILFPWRMKHKLCGVKSPIRQDSLNVQPQCREKPKKHSSSSNELVLGP